A single region of the Pseudomonas sp. B21-023 genome encodes:
- a CDS encoding GNAT family N-acetyltransferase, producing the protein MLELHTDRLYLRPLNEADWPLFLRLHREPDTMRHVFDELPESEVRRGFEHRLPQWSPEAEHWLCLVMVDKASGCDVGVTGLRVLRPGHAEVGYLLLPQWHGKGLGSESLRAILAFAADKGLGSLEATVTDGNDGSCRLLEKCGFTLARRVPQAYLLRNTLHDDLIYTLDLHG; encoded by the coding sequence ATGCTGGAGCTGCACACCGACCGCCTCTACCTGCGCCCCCTGAACGAAGCCGATTGGCCACTGTTCCTCAGGCTCCACCGCGAGCCTGACACCATGCGCCATGTGTTCGACGAACTGCCGGAAAGCGAAGTGCGCCGTGGTTTCGAACACCGCCTGCCGCAGTGGTCGCCCGAAGCGGAGCATTGGCTGTGCCTGGTGATGGTCGACAAGGCCAGTGGCTGCGACGTCGGCGTCACCGGCCTGCGCGTGCTGCGCCCCGGCCACGCCGAGGTCGGCTACCTGCTGCTGCCGCAATGGCACGGCAAGGGCCTGGGCAGCGAGTCGCTGCGGGCCATCCTGGCATTCGCCGCCGACAAAGGCCTGGGTTCGCTGGAAGCAACTGTCACCGACGGCAACGACGGCTCCTGCCGGCTCCTGGAAAAGTGCGGTTTCACCCTCGCCCGCCGTGTGCCCCAGGCCTACCTGCTGCGCAATACGTTGCACGACGACCTCATCTACACCCTCGACCTGCACGGATAG
- a CDS encoding GSCFA domain-containing protein: MNPYQCLPPRAFWRTAIAVRPAEQVGELWSPAFEIDAKDAIVTAGSCFAQHIGRALVAREMNWLDAEPAPADLPEEQRKARQYGVFSFRTGNLYTPAMLRQWLQWALDDQPQPGETWAHDGRFFDPFRPTVEPAGFASEQALFASRQATLTAIRLAVRRAKVFVFTLGLTEAWVHRDTGVVYPLCPGTVRGEFDPRVHQFRNFGFTDTCQAMTDAIALMRAVNPSLRLLLTVSPVPLTASATGEHVLSATTYSKSVLRAVAGQLCQDLPEVDYFPSYEIITGAPFKGAFYQPNQREVTPEGVAFVMRQFFAGLAAEAAPVASVATPSVTCEDLVCEDARLDYYA, translated from the coding sequence ATGAACCCCTATCAATGCCTGCCGCCCCGCGCCTTCTGGCGCACGGCGATCGCCGTGCGGCCCGCCGAACAGGTCGGCGAGCTGTGGTCGCCCGCCTTCGAGATCGACGCCAAGGATGCCATCGTCACCGCCGGTTCCTGTTTTGCCCAGCACATTGGCCGTGCCCTGGTGGCCCGGGAAATGAACTGGCTCGATGCCGAGCCAGCCCCGGCCGACTTGCCCGAGGAGCAGCGCAAGGCGCGACAGTACGGAGTGTTTTCGTTCCGCACCGGCAACCTCTACACCCCGGCCATGCTGCGCCAGTGGCTGCAATGGGCGCTGGATGACCAGCCCCAGCCTGGCGAGACCTGGGCGCATGACGGACGCTTTTTCGACCCGTTCCGCCCCACCGTTGAGCCCGCCGGTTTCGCCAGCGAGCAGGCGTTGTTCGCCTCGCGCCAGGCAACCCTGACGGCGATCCGCCTGGCGGTGCGCCGCGCCAAGGTGTTCGTCTTCACCCTGGGCCTGACCGAGGCCTGGGTCCACCGCGACACCGGCGTGGTCTATCCGCTGTGCCCCGGTACCGTGCGCGGCGAGTTCGACCCGCGAGTTCACCAGTTCCGCAACTTCGGCTTCACCGACACCTGCCAGGCCATGACCGACGCCATCGCGCTGATGCGTGCGGTGAACCCAAGCCTGCGCCTGTTGCTCACCGTCTCGCCGGTGCCGCTGACCGCCAGCGCCACCGGCGAGCATGTGCTCAGCGCCACCACCTATTCCAAGTCGGTGCTGCGCGCCGTGGCCGGCCAGTTGTGCCAGGACCTGCCCGAGGTGGACTATTTCCCGTCCTACGAGATCATCACCGGCGCCCCGTTCAAGGGCGCCTTCTACCAGCCCAACCAGCGCGAGGTGACGCCCGAGGGAGTGGCCTTCGTCATGCGCCAGTTCTTCGCCGGCCTCGCCGCCGAGGCCGCGCCCGTGGCAAGCGTCGCCACCCCGTCCGTAACCTGTGAGGACCTTGTCTGTGAAGACGCCAGGCTCGACTATTACGCCTAG